The stretch of DNA gagaatcccttaatgaacttccgataatatcctgctaagccaagaaaacttttgatctctgatgcattctgcggcacaacccaatctctgactgctgcaactttcgctgggtctacctcaatgccactgctggaaacaatgtggcctttctctaaccagaatttgcatttactgaactttgagaataatttgtgcttctgcaatgtctgcaacactgtgttcagatgcctgctgtgatcctcccgatttttggagtagatgagaatgttgtctatgaacactatcacaaactggtcgaggtacggctgaaacacgcgattcatgatatccatgaagatcgctggcgcattcgtcaaaccgaacggcatcacaaggaactcgtagtggccataacgagtcctgaaagctgtcttcgaaacatcatcatctctcaccctcaactggtgataaccggaacgcagatctatcttggagaaaatcgaagctccttgcaactagtcaaacagatcctcaatcctcggaagtgggtatttattcttcactgtaaccctgttcaactcccgatagtcaaaacaaagcctcatagagccatctttcttcttaacaaacaagactggcgcgcctcaaggtgagaaactagggcgagtGAACTCCTTgtctagaagttcctgaatctgcttcttaagctctgccatctctgtcggtgctagtcggtacggtgctttggagatcggaaccgtacctggcataagctcgatagaaaactccacctctctctcaggtggcataccagagacatccTCCGAAAAAatgtctaagaagtctctaacaatcggaacttctgaagctgactgactgggtgcctcggggacagatataaaagtcgctagaaatgcccgacaccctccatgcatgagcttcctagcctgaacatatggaataatgcacggtaagggaaagtacctgtctggctcaaataagaactgcgtcattccaggcaatcggactaaaacagatctccgctggaagtcaatcaaaactctgttccgcaatagcatGTCCATctctaggatgatgtcaaactctggcatcggcagcacgataagatccgcatagacaagattgccgtggagctcaagatctatgtctcgtatcacattggtggctgtcATCTCCTCGCCTAAAGGCAACACTACttaataggctatatctagcccgatggtcttgactttgaggaattcggcaaagacctccgaaataattGAGTGAGTGGCcctctgaatctatcaaggccttggtagctgagccagctatgaaaattctccctgaaagttcggaacactaagcggaacccaataatcacaagagttaagcttatagacatgcaaaggtcacagTTCTTCTAACTAAATCCCGAAAATAAATActaagtagagcatgcaatcttaTCGCaaatctaagttcaaaatcttaatcccgattcccaaaacattggaatgcaaatgtaaacttaaagctgtaaggtacctgtcatcaacATGGTATCGGGGTTtgtctccgcagcatggagagcaaaaaccctgccttgggtaggcagattcttccggGGGCACTGCTGCAGTACATGGTCTGtgctaccacacttgtaacatttccctgagccatacatgcaTGCTCCGGGATGACGGTGTGAGCATTTAGGGCAAGCCGGATGCTTAAAGGTCCTCGGGACGGCACGtctctgctgctgctgaggtcctcctCTGTTTCTGGGCTGCTCGTGAAAAGGCTTCTtgtgctgatgctgatgctgctgaggaggcgGGCGATGTGGTACTtggattgggcgcttgccctgacggtctctctcgatgtcccgctgatcctgctctgcggctaatgctttggagacagcgacctcataagaagtagggtcagacaccctaacatcacggcccaagatcggccgtagacccaccaagaaatgcatcaacttggctctagcatcattcgctatcaagggcacaaaatgacaacccgtCTCAAACTTATGGATGAACTCCGTAATAGTcgaatctccctgtctcaggctcatgaactcagtggtcaacctggtgcgcacctcctctgtaaaatatttggagcagaatacctccgtgaagcgtacccaagacagtgtagccaagttaagggctactgaagctccttcccaccataagcgggcatctcctccgaacagataagaggcacaacgaactcgatctgcatccccaagctccatgaaatcgaagataacctcgagggacttgatccggccctcggcaatcatggggtccgacgtccctgaaaactcctgtggacgcatcttcatgaatctctcatataCCACCTCGGgtcctgtcggcctggtcgctaaagcattgttccccgcaaactgtgcgaagaactgagtcatcccagccagcatctgggcattcatggaCGGTGGgggtggaggtggtaaatctctctcctgtctctgctcccccctgtcctctcggcgaggttcgtcatttctagtgcgctcgagaatgcgttTAGGgagcatactgttccatacataacccatacgtaaataacatgcataattccctgatttatttaaattgaaatactgaaaaataaaataaatctggacgtaaaacatttcatgaaaacatgctgtcaaataattcatgcttgaataaaatgcgcaaatgtaaaacttacagaccgaagacatgacttcgtgagcttctcgaggtcagtagtagtacaaccttATACAGAAACATTGCTCTAATACCAGatgtagaggcctaaaaatccgtgcttgaaaatttgcggaaaatttaaaattttttttttgaataattaaaattgcctcattcataactaaactgataaataacgtttgatgttcaaagtggcagcggaagaaattaacattttcgaaataacagtaaaaagtttatccaacgataattaaaatgtttgagccatcaaataataataaatgctgaactgaggtcctcgggtcctactactgccgactcaagctggctcactggtccccgccctcggtcccaacgtcatcagtacctacaacaatcaagtctagtgagtctaaagactcaacatgcatatatcgtaaataacaagtaaataaatagtaaagtttcatgcaagtgaaaatatcatgtcatgaggcatatcgtgaAAATaccgtgtcatgattaattatagtacgtgcataactgaactgaaaatcatggtgaaaatgtttgctccttggagccctgtactgaaatagcatgtaataattttctggtgagattatggtctatgCAAGTGGTCcctaaactgaactgaactgagctgaccggtaactggcgatcgggccggtaactggcgaccggacttaagcatgatagtaaagtgaccacaagcaatatcgcataaatttcaaaataagtatttttgcacgtaatttaattaatttacataattaaatatcctgtaataattttactgaatggattggatcgctcccaggctcacTGCAACCTAattatgccatgaaaaatatgcaatagctttatgggaccaaactatgcaataacatccaaaaactgagacaagtgcgcctaatgacttcgtatttaatcatggctccgaaccaacccgaaccaacactgaaacatcatatagtcatgattaaaatacgcttaaaatgatgagattatgctcctaaaatggtgagggtagaaatctaggtgaatggaggccaaaacatgaaacgctctttcgagagtcaatttggcacatcgcaccgtaaattctcgtacgacctcaaaaatgatccgaatcacgaacagccaaaaacatgaccttcttaacttgatgaggcactgtccaaaACAatgccatgggctaaaagcaaaccaagaactcaaatgaCGCCTGAGAACAACAGCAcgcttgctgtcaaaattacagcagctgcaCATTTGCttttcttgtgtcgttttcgagactaccggccattggggcttgaaccaccaacctgagactcttaccaacatcccaaggaatgatttgaaccatggctaagggccctaggccagccacaattcgcatcacCCCAACAACAATCCGAAagttccaaccgagaacaccttgcatgcgtgtgtagtgttgtgcttcgtttgctgtctcgtgtcgttcaaATTTCCATTTGATTGGCCATGGCACGATCTacacatctaggggcatggtgtaaaccgtggctaagggccatatgccaaccaagatccacaccattccctaaaaatcaaaacaacacaAGCTGTAAAAAGAACAGGGCCGAAGGGTGAAGGggttgttcttgagttttatttaaaaaccgattcaccatggaccaagccaccaaaagggaaacttagtcacgtcttagacatgctaggtaagtgttctaaccatggctataggccttttgGGCAGCCATGAACAGAAACATTTCCCTttgacagcaaactgaatttttcgaaacaCAAATGGACACAAATGGGAAGTTGCTGTCATATTCTCGACTTCCAGCATACATGGGGTTATATGAATTGATCatcatggtcctaatgcatcctagtacatgtctaaatgttgccttgggagcctggaatcgaaccaacaCCTGAAACcatgaaaacaaaagaaactgtgaagcttgtcatggaaccgaaaaaaatctgcatgttttattttctgaaaattgttggtgtgtttcggtttttgcatgaaaatgatgatcatgaaatgtaaaaataatgataataggacttgattgaagagtcaaggaagaatatatgcatacctggtttcgtttgaaagaaaaacgaaagaatgagatgattcggcgcggaggaggtgaaGCGCTTTCGCTACCTTGTTTGCTGTTTGCTACTGATCTTCTCTCTTGTTTTAAGCTATGAAACCCACGGTTCATACACTCAGAATTGGCcctgaattcggtggtgagggatgaagaatgatggttaggagagtgaggggaagatccactaataaagggattcaaatggcaAGACTAATTCTACttctcatttgaattttgaaattgttgatcaagtcttcttggggaGAAAAGCATGACCGATTTCTAAATGTTATACAAGGCTTGAAtatgatctaatattaattaaatggtgctccaaAACTAAAAGGATTATCATACTTATTAAataacaaagaaagggtcaaaagtgttgagttggcaaggaataatctagcaactaaggggccgaaaatacACCATAAAAGTGAAGggaaaatgttgattatttactaaatttataacccttaaaagccttacctatcttttaaataatttagtgaactaaccccttaattatggaacttaaatgaatttatttcctactcacctcaagtaattaaaataaatcctcaaaccacctttttaacttaaatcaacttacttgctagctaaaataaattctgaaaatgatttcttaatcataatttctatctcaaaactccaactccagtccagcctcactgaattaactgaaatgatacaaatttaaacgactgcataaaataattaaatttaaatactcatgcaataaaatcattttaaacttaaatactagaattatgcatggcttatacgtagtctaagttacgggttctacactaaatagatttgggtaccaaatTCATTTATTATTTGTGATTGTAGGTTACATTTTCCCTTCACTTTTATGGTgtattttcggccccttagttgctagattattccttgccaactcaacacTTTTGAcacttttgaccctttctttgatTAGAGGACTTAACGAGACTGATTGGGGAAGACGAGGTCGTCGTCCTCGTGGTGAAGCACGAAATGTTAACGTGGAGCATGAAGTGGATCAATTGACTAGAGGAATGGGTGAAATGGAACTTGTGATATCCCGATTTCAGAACATGCGTCCTCCTCGATTCTTTGGGAATGAAGATGGTGAGAAAGCTATAGCATGGCTAAAAAGTATGAAGCGTTTGTTCAATATGTTGGAGTACACTCCTGACTTGCAGCTTAAGTTGGCTATTTGTCAATTAAAAGACCGAGCTCAGTTATGGTGGGAAACTAGTGAGGAAGCTTTGAAAGAATCAGGTGAAAGagttacttgggatgtattttgcGCTCAGTTTGCTCGAGAGTATTCACAGCCTTCGTACTATTCGGCCAAGGAAGCTGAATTCAATGGATTGACTCAAGGTAATATGACTGTAGTGGAGTATGCCTCTCAATTTTCAGCGCTTCTTGCCTATGTTCCTCATGTTGCTAGCAGTGATCGGAACAAGCTATCTCATTTTATGCAAGGATTGAATCGAACCATTTGCACTTTAGTAGTCACTGGAGCACCTGTTAATTATGCCGATGCTGTAGAGAAAGCCAAGAATGTGGAGGCAAGTCTACTTTTGGCAGAACCACAGTCAGTTCAACCAGGTTTTCCTCAGAGTTTCGGAGGTAATGTGCCGATGCCAGTGAGTGCACCATTATACCGTCCTTTACTGCCGTACCAGCCTACGCAGTCTTATCAGCAACCAAAGCAACAAAATTTTAAGGCcaaaggaaaaaaattcaagaaacaGACTCGTAACAGTTCTTCTAGTTCCGGCAGTCAGCGTGGAAGTTCAGTTGGGTCACTAGGTGGAGTATTTTGTGATCGTTGTGGTGGTAAGCATTTCAGCACTCAGTGTACTGGAGTTCAGGGATCTTGTAATATCTGTGGGCAAGTTGGACAttatgctagagtatgtccgaaTGCAGCGAGACAACAATTTCAGCAACCTCAGTTTGGTCAGGGTTTTAGAGGACAAGCAACTAGACCTTTTGTTCCGACTCAGTCTTTTCAGCAGTCTAGCTATCCTCAGCCTAGAGGTTCTGCACATCAGCGTTTTCCCGGGccacagcaggccagagttcaTGCTCTAACTCAGGATCAGGTTCAAGACGCACATGGCGGAGTTATTGCAGGTATTTGTCTTATTTTTAATCATCCCGCTCGTATATTGATAgacacaggagcatctcattcatttgtatctgttgtatttgttgatgagcatgagattgctgCTACTCCGTTGATAGATACTGTGTCAGTCTCTACACCTGTCGGTGTATGTTTGATGTCTCATGAGACAATTCTGAATTGTGTGATTAGATTCGatgataatattatgataactaATCTCATCAAGCTAGATATGTCTGACTTCGACTGTTTTCTGGGAATGGATACTCTGTCTAATTATCGAGCTACggttgattgtttccatggagTCGTCAGATTCAGACCGTATTATGGCAGTAAATGGAATTTTTACGGTAGTGATTCGCAATCACGTATTCCATTAGTGTCAGCAATGGAAATGTTTAGAATCTTGTCGACAGGAAATGAAGGATTCATGATCTATGCAGTTGATGCGACACAGGGAAAAAGATTTGAAGTTTCTGATATTCCTGTTGTCAAGGAATTCcctgatgtatttcccgatgaaatTCCTGGATTTCCACCCCAGAGGGAAATCGATTTTAGCATTGAGTTGGTGTCCGGGACAAACcctatttctagagcaccaTATCGTTTGGCTCCAGCggaattgaaagaactcaaagagcaattACAGGACTTACTGGAAAAAGGCTATATTAGACCAAGTatgtcaccttggggagctccggtattgtttgtcaagaagaaagacggaacgatgagaatgtgcattgattataggcagttgaacaaagctactgtgaagaataagtatcctctgccgcgtatcgatgacttgtttgatcagttgcaaggtacaTCAGTGTattcaaagatagatcttcgttctggCTACCATCAGCTTCGAGtttgagaggaagatgttccgATGACAGCATTTTGAACacgttatgggcattatgaattgttatgccttttggattgactaatgctcctgcagtttttatggatttgatgaatcgtgtttttcgagaatttatagacagatttgttattgtcttcatagatgacattctgattTATTGGAAAACAAAgaaggagcatcgagaacatttaAGGTTGGTCCTCCAGACTCTCAGAACAGCGCAATTGTatgcaaaattttctaaatgtgaattctggctggacagagttgtatttctgggtcatgttatatcagctcaaggagtatcagtggatcctagtaaagtggaagctgttatCAATTGGCCAACACTGACGAATATTTTCGATaatcgcagtttcttgggtttggcaggatattataggcgtttcattgaaggattttctattATAGCAAGTCCTATGACTCAATTAACGCAAAAAGATCGACGTTTTGTGTGGACTGATGAATGTGAGTCAAGTTTTCAGACTTTGAAGGAAAAGTTGACAACAGCCCCAGTGCTAGCTTTGCCATCAGGCTCAGGTGGATATGTTGTTTGTTCAGATGCATCTCTAAATGGACTTGGATGTGTTCTAATGCAAAATGGGCGAGTGATTGCAtctgcttctcgtcagttgaagccgCATGAGACCCGATATCCAGTTCATGACTTAGAGTTGGCTGCtattgtatttgcattgaagttatggcgtcattatctgtacggtgagcaGTTTGTGATTTATTCGGATCACAAGAGCCTTAAATATCTTTTCTCACAGCCTgacttgaacatgagacaacgtCGATGGATGGAGttacttaaagactttgattgtgagattcagtatcaacCAGGGCGAATGAATCTTGTTGCAGATGCTCTCAGCAGGAAGGTTCATAATGCTATGCTGACATCTTTGACTATCTCTAAAGTTCACGAGCACTTTGGAACTTCAGGATGGACTTATCAGATCAGTGGAGACTACTTTATAGTGTCATCTATTCAAGTCGAGCCACAGATTTTGTCCAGAATCAAAGCAGCACAGAAGACCGATCTGCATATTCATAGATTGAAAGAATTGTCTCGAACAGGTCAGACAGAAAAGTTTAGTGTTGCTTCAGATGGTAGTCTGCGCTTTAATGGTAGACTTGTGGTTCCAAATTTGATAGATTTGAAAGAAGTCATACTAAAggaagcacattgtagtcgaCACAGTATTCACCCAGGAATTCGAAAGATGTATCATACCTTGAGAGCTCATTATTGGTGGgaagtatgaagaaagatatttctcaTTTTGTGGCTAAATGTTTACCGTGTCAGCAAGTTAAAGCCGAGAATATGAGACTTGGTGGAATGTTACATAGTCTTGAAGTGCCTCAGTGGAACTGGGAgcacattgctatggattttgtgactcatctacctcgttctaatcgtggttgtgatgcgatttgggtgattgttgatagattgtctaaatcagctcattttatCCCGTATGATCGTACTTGCACTTATTTGAAAATGGCGAAACTGTACATTGATCATAtagtgagattgcatggtgttcCAGTAATCAtagtatctgatcgtgatccaagGTTTGCTTCGAAGTTTTGGGGAAGTTTGCAATCAGCTTTGGGTTCAAAGTTGGCTATGAGCACTGCCTATCACCCGCAGACaaatggtcagtcagaaagaacCATCCAGACTCTAGAGGATATGTTACGAGCAGTAGTGATGGATTTCAAAGGTGGTTGGCAAGAATCATTGTCTTTGGTTGAATTCTCTTACAATAATAGTTTTCAGGCAACAATcggtatggcaccatttgaagctttttatggaagaaagtgcagatcgccgatatGTTGGGAAGATGTAGGAGAAAAACAGATGTCAAGACCAGAATTTattcaagaaatgaaagataaagTTGAATTGATCAGGAAAAGGATGAAAGCAGCCCAAGATCGTCAAGCcagttatgctaataaaaggcgTAGACCTTTAGAGTTCCAAGTGGAcgattatgttttcttgaaagtatcaccATTTCGGGGTACTATGAGATTTGGACATAAAGGGAAGTTAGCTCCGCGTTATATTGGTCCGTATATgattgttgagaggattggcacaTTGGCGTATCGTTTGGATTTGTCGCAAAGTTTGTCTTTGATAcataatgtgtttcatgtatctatgatGCGGACGTATGAG from Primulina tabacum isolate GXHZ01 chromosome 3, ASM2559414v2, whole genome shotgun sequence encodes:
- the LOC142538669 gene encoding uncharacterized protein LOC142538669, which translates into the protein MGEMELVISRFQNMRPPRFFGNEDGEKAIAWLKSMKRLFNMLEYTPDLQLKLAICQLKDRAQLWWETSEEALKESGERVTWDVFCAQFAREYSQPSYYSAKEAEFNGLTQGNMTVVEYASQFSALLAYVPHVASSDRNKLSHFMQGLNRTICTLVVTGAPVNYADAVEKAKNVEASLLLAEPQSVQPGFPQSFGGNVPMPVSAPLYRPLLPYQPTQSYQQPKQQNFKAKGKKFKKQTRNSSSSSGSQRGSSVGSLGGVFCDRCGGKHFSTQCTGVQGSCNICGQVGHYARVCPNAARQQFQQPQFGQGFRGQATRPFVPTQSFQQSSYPQPRGSAHQRFPGPQQARVHALTQDQVQDAHGGVIADTVSVSTPVGVCLMSHETILNCVIRFDDNIMITNLIKLDMSDFDCFLGMDTLSNYRATVDCFHGVVRFRPYYGSKWNFYGSDSQSRIPLVSAMEMFRILSTGNEGFMIYAVDATQGKRFEVSDIPVVKEFPDVFPDEIPGFPPQREIDFSIELVSGTNPISRAPYRLAPAELKELKEQLQDLLEKGYIRPSMSPWGAPTLKEKLTTAPVLALPSGSGGYVVCSDASLNGLGCVLMQNGRVIASASRQLKPHETRYPVHDLELAAIVFALKLWRHYLYGEQFVIYSDHKSLKYLFSQPDLNMRQRRWMELLKDFDCEIQYQPGRMNLVADALSRKVHNAMLTSLTISKVHEHFGTSGWTYQISGDYFIVSSIQVEPQILSRIKAAQKTDLHIHRLKELSRTGQTEKFSVASDGSLRFNGRLVVPNLIDLKEVILKEAHCSRHSIHPGIRKMYHTLRAHYWWEV